TTAAtatatcttcttttttattattcatttgaatGGTTAAATGATTGCATTACCACATTTCATTTCCACTCTTCAGTACTGCAGTGCCATCTAGAGGCAGAAGATGAAGAGAAAAGAGTGGTATGATGGTAAAATGATTTTATAGTGGGCAAAAAGCgttaatatgaaacatttttataatatatgtaaataaaaaaagagacaacTTAGCTTGGTAAATAGTTTATATATGActgtatattttttatctttgcaaATACAGCATAAAAAACACTTACGGTAACATTTCAAACCATTAAAGCGAGTCTGAGCCATTAAGACATGTAGTGAGAATGTTCATCTAcagttttacaaattaaaaaacaataacaagaacaacaacaacaacaacgagacACTCATCAGTCACGCTGAAGGCTGCCCTCCGCTCTGGATCCTAATTCACAGTTGGCCATAACACTGATTCTTTTAATGGTGCTTGtcactttattaaaaatatcaaacatttaatgcagtataaaaaaaaaaaaaaaaaaacttatcgaATGAGTTTcaaatacactgtatatatatctttcatatatatatatatttctttacatttataaatgctcACTGCCTTCTTGGAACCAGATGCACTTCAACAGAATCCCAATCTCAAATACCATCCGATTCAAAACATAGAGTCTGTTCATTCATTTGCTTTGCTCCACGATCCATCGTCCCATAACAGGGTTTTCACAGGTGAGTGGAGCCACACGCACGCATGCATTATATTAAACACGTGCTGGACATGACAGGGACTCTAAACCAgcaaatacaaatgtatatataaaatctaaaacaataataataatcaaaaaaaggCTTTCAGTaccagtacatatatatatatatatatatatatatagcgcttGCAGCACAAGAGACTTCATACATTCAGCATGGGAGGTGGGGGAAAGAGACAGGCACTCTATGGGGCAGCTATGCTTTTATTCTTTCCCTCCCCTGCACAACCATTCAGACAACTCTCTCCAAATCCACCCTGTATGCAAACAAAGGGCCAAAAACAAGATCTGTTAGTGATGGGAGAAACAAGGCCTTTTGAAGCTTGGATTCAACTGAATCAATTGCTTTGTAAAATGATTCACTGGTTCAAGTGCTGGAAACACCACATGctggcgccacctactggtcaaaatacataaatgcaataaaaacttaGCCCAAGCATGCATAATGACACCTTTTTGTAATTTATaacaattgtgttttaaaaatttGGAGTCTTTGTTTTTAAACTAGATCAATTATAAGCAATTAAGTATATTTTTCGTATTgtattatacacacaaaaatattacaaacgaACCAATGTTACAAAACTAACCCGAGATCAACAGCATCTGAATCTGTACACTTTGAAATCAGGTATTGAAAAAGTTTGACGTAAAGCCTCGTTTGATGAAATCCTAACTTGCTGAGTTTGACACAAGCTCTGAACCAGTGATTCGAAACAAAAGACTCATAAACCAAGATTTGTTACCAAGCTTCATGAAGGATTGTTTCGAAAGTTAGCCATCACTAGTTTCTGTTCATGTTGAAATCTATGTGAGCTATTGGTGCAGTCACAATAGTGagatctcagccaaatattgtgtagaaagaaaaaataatccaTTGTCAATATAGTAGCattgtatgaagcacagctcacacaggcAGCTTTCTCTTGGCAAGTGCCAAAATTCATGTGAGCAACTTCAAGCGAAATCAGCAtgagttaaagggacagttcacccagaaattaaaagctaagtttctttcttctattcAACATAAACGAAAAAATCTGAGGAATGTAGGTTATCAAACAGCTGCCGGTAGCCACTtacatacataattttttttttcctatactATGAAGTAAATGGCTACCAGAACTGTTTGTttagcaacattcttcaaaatatcttcttttgtgctcagcagaaaaagaaactcatataggtttggaacagcataaggatgagtaaatggtgacagaatttcatttcagggagaactattcctttaaaatacagATGCATCTGGAACATCTCGCTTTCAACATCTCATGTAGCACAGGTGCTGGTATTTTCTGTTGAAAACACCTCATGCGCACATAAACGAACTGAACTAAGCTGGACGGTCAAGCACACTTAGCTTGTAGAAGAGAACATGTTCCATAGTTAATCAAAGGCTCTAGACTACACGTGTGCACACTGACTTTTGGCATcttaaagacaaagaaaaaaacacagattcagaTACAGATGCAGATACAGATGCACGGTCGCTATAATTACACTTCTATGGCCTGATAAAGGTGAAGAAATGCCCTAGGCTGGCTGCCTGCCATTAATaacaaaatctttatttatttttatttttttatccgaCCTCTgcgtatcaaaaaaaaaaaaaaaaaaaaaaaaaaacgcataaaAGATTTCCACACACACATCAGGAATTCCAGATTGGAATCCCAGTTTGATTGGCTAAACGAAAGCAGAAGAACTGAATGTGTAACAAGTTTTGGCACTTCATACACACCATATCAAAACCAGCTGCTGTTGTTAAGTTCTTCACTTTAGGAAAATGGGCACAAACTGTCTGGCAGCCGAGATCAGAAAAAGGCAGACTAGTTTCTTGGTCTGTGGTTTGAATTTCCATTTCCGTTCTCTTTTTGTTGTGGCTAATTTTCAGAATATTCTATTATGGCACAAAGAGATAAAAATTGCGAGCAGTTCTCCCTCTCGCCCCGTTCCCAACCCCCCGCCGCCTCCGTCCCGTCTCTCAACCGTCGTCGGGTGTGCTGGCCTCTTCGGGGAACTCGTCGGACGAGCCGCTCTTGTGGATGCGTCCATCGCTGCGCATGCTGTGGAAGGTTTTCTTAAAGGCTTCCATCATGGAGTGCGCCAGTTTTTTGGCCTCTAGTTTGCTCTCACACTCCACCACATGGCAGTCCATCTGGAAGGTCAGATCATCGTTGATTTGCCGGTAGATCCAGGCGAAGACGTTGGGGCTGACGTCGTGATCCGCCGTGCAGTACGCGATACGCGCCACCTGGAAGGTGTCCATGGCCCCCGTGGCGTCCCCCCGCCCATCCAGATGATGCAGTCGCACCTGGAACGGCCGGATCTCCAGTATGGCGTTGCTAGAGGTGATGGAGTCGTCGTGGGTGACAGACGTCTGCTTTGTGTCCCATAATCCCACCACAGCAGACTCGGTGCAGCCGGACAGGAAGTGAGTGCCGGAAATCGTCACTTTGCCAAGGTAGGTCACCTagaaacacacaaaagaaaaagttAAACAATTATTAGGGGTACAGATTCAGACAAATGCAAACATGCATCaagaaagatttattttaatatacatttttggtcacactttagttcagggaccaattctcactgtcTACTTTAGGCTCAATAATCTGCTAATTTGccgcttattaatagtaagtaaggtagtgtggaagtactaataaacagcacataatctagtaatatgcataataataaacaactagttaaaagtgagaattggtccctaaatatttattataaataacaaattcaatattctgaaaataatgtacattttggcTTTACTGATTAGTGaacatgttaatgtattttgttatACTGAGAATATGTTTACCCGTTTTGtctcaatttttttaatgattgttaatgttatattttttgctagtatgtattttgacatatttagaCAAtcagtatggatatatgatagaAGTACATTTACAAAACCATTTTCAGCTCTGTAATCATTTCTTAAATTAGCAACCTTTTTAACTCAAATAAATCACAGTAGCTTTTTTGGTCCTAATTGTTTGGATCAATtaattgtcaaaaaataaataaataaaacggtccaaaaattatatatatatatatatatatatatatatatatatatatatatatatatatatatatatatatatatatatatatattgcatatatacagtatgaactgttttttatttttacatattttattatgtaatttattcccgtgttaaataaaacatgaattttcGTCTGTCATTACTCcggtatataataataataatacagatttttacaaacatttaaggtttaaaaaaaaaacattttgttacttGTTGCTTGATGGTTACGCTACTTCACTTGTTCTCCAGTCATAACTTTCAGTTGAAATTGGTGTACAAAactttagaaaaaagaaaagaaaaacgagAATAGCTAACTAATTTCCATAAATGTGGaatttatactattttatttttattatatatatatatatatatatatatatatatatatatatatatatatatatatatatatatatatgtatatatatatatatatatatatatatattgtgacgagcactcccagaggaatcagcgtcgccctggaaaccaaaccaaaacacctgcacgtcctcgtcaccggctgatcggtcacagctgctccccatcagccagcacattgaaaagcagcacatgttgcactgagaagaggttctcaaacagaacgcaaagctggactaacccctctctcctatccccacagaaagcagcgagtgaccgacagcccacaccctttggagcacgtcaggacacccactttccccttgattggcacagaggagcacggagagcacacggggagcaccaaccagcggaaagcagatcaggacacttcaccaggcacccttcacttttcaataaacccaccctccggggcttttgatttcacgtacctcttgtcgagtggttcttcaccccgtgacagtggtggagaatgcgggcagaacagtgaggaatcaccgacaaggtcaccgccccaactcctaatttttttttgctttctgtcagcagcaccacggaaggcggcacgcgcggccccgcgatggaggacgtcttacaacgcctcgctgaggttagcatccgccagcagcaaatagcggaacacctcgccactcgcctgggcaggacggaggatgaactcgccgccgcccgggcggccgcggcccagcgcgttccgctacctgagcctcgggcacaagccacccgtctgttgcccaagatgacggccgatgacgatgtggaagccttccttcaggtcttcgaaaacactgcccaccgagagggatggccagaggacgagtgggcacgtgcgctggaacccctactcaccggtgaagcacagagggcttacttctcgctccccctgacgagtgccgacagttatgtcgaagtgaagcgagagatcctggcgaggctgggcctctcccctgtaagtgccgcccagcagttccacgagtgggaatacaagccccgggtgccagcccgtgcccaggcagccgaactcagccgcctcgcccagcactggctgttggcaggaaaccccacaccaacacaggtagcggaacgagtggtggtcgatcgcctcctgcgcgcactacctcgcgcccaccgacaggccgtcggcatgagggacccacgtgacgtccgggaactagtggaggcgatcgagctggcggatgccgttcatcccagcggggcaggggaccggctgccgccattcccccggagggtggtccaggagcgacgcccgctcgaaggcaccgtgcgacccgtcagcaggccgacggttcccccaccgcgagatgagcccatgccaagtgccgaaccaccgtcgcctccgcgagcctggctggcaggctgcatccttcaccaacgggtgccggcgggagcccccgaagcagatgtgaaggtggatggaagacggttccgggccctgttggactcaggcagtgcggtcaccctcatccaggcgcggctgtgcgccccgcgaagcggccggaaaaacttcctaccgattacctgtgtgcacggagacactcgtcaagtaccggcccgtgagatggtcatttcgtccccccaaggcacctggccagtggaggtaggcctggtgaaggacctgccggtggccgtactgcttggaagggattggcccggcttcgagaagctgctgtccgccgctactcagcctgccagccccaaggggaaccgtcgaagaccgaggcggccgcctggaccccgccgccgaccggccctgctcgtctccgacagtgggagagaaggtgaggccccctcccaatctactaatctgttttatgatgtctaccaacaggccgctggagggggctctttcgccaaggaacagcgggaggacgaccgactcaagcactgttggagccaggtgcgagtcgtggatggagaggacgtcctcccccggccccaccctctcccacattttgtcgtagagaatggcctgctgtattgtgtcgcccagcgtaggggggaggagaaaaagttactagttgtgcctcgtgccaagaccgagaccattctggagctggcccattcccaccccatggcaggacacctcgcggcagccaatactgcccaacgcatccgcgaccgtttccattggccgggcctggacgccgaggtaaagcggttctgccaggcctgcccgacctgtcaggccacgtcgccccggactcctccccccagcccgctcatcccgctgcctatcatcgaggtgcccttcgagcggattggaatggacatagtggggccgttgccgaagtctgcccgagggcatgagcacatcctggtcatcgtcgactatgccacccggtacccagaagcagtccctctgcggaaggccaccgcaaagtccatcgcccaggagctgtttctgctggccagccgagtcggcctcccctcagagatcctgactgaccagggaaccccctttatgtcccggctaatggctgaccacctagccctctctgaggccaagtacctgggctatcaagtcggccgaggactcatccggccgcaagacaagaaagttgaggccatccacgccgcaccaagaccggagacaaagacccaggtacgagccttcttggggttggcgggttattatcgttgttttatccccaacttctcctctttagccgcccccctgacagacctgaccaggaaggggcagccggagaaagtatgctggaccccgtcggcggaagaagccttctcccaggtgaaagcagcactcacgtcctcgccggtactccgcgccccggactttagctgccccttcctgctgcagacggatgcttccgacacaggactaggagcggtcctctcccaaattcaggaaggtgaggagcatccgatcatctacatcagcaggaagctgtcccccgccgagaggaaatacgccgctgtggagaaggaagccctggccatcaggtgggcagtcctggagctccggtactacctcctgggccgcaagttcaccctggtaaccgaccacgcccccctacagtggatggcccgcgccaaggacaccaacgccagggtgactcgctggttcctagcgctccaggacttccacttcgaagtccgccatcgagctggggccgccaacgcgaacgccgatggcctctcccggatctggacagcttatgcaggtctgtcaggggtcattccccaccctcccctaatctcacccctactttctacatgtcttcgcaggaccagaacgacgcttagggggggggatgtgacgagcactcccagaggaatcagcgtcgccctggaaaccaaaccaaaacacctgcacgtcctcgtcaccggctgatcggtcacagctgctccccatcagccagcacattgaaaagcagcacatgttgcactgagaagaggttctcaaacagaacgcaaagctggactaacccctctctcctatccccacagaaagcagcgagtgaccgacagcccacaccctttggagcacgtcaggacacccactttccccttgattggcacagaggagcacggagagcacacggggagcaccaaccagcggaaagcagatcaggacacttcaccaggcacccttcacttttcaataaacccaccctctggggcttttgatttcacgtacctcttgtcgagtggttcttcaccccgtgacaatatatatatgtatgtatatatatatatatatacagtcctTTCATCATTCTTATGTATCATTGTTCCAGAGCAGTAGAGATATGCTGTTGTTTCTCAGGGAAAAACATTTTATCTTGTTGTGTTTGAAAGCATGTGGTTTTGGCAAAGATTTGGAAAGAATATGTGAAacttcagaagaaagaaactctgtCTGGCTGTCTGTTTTCCTCTTCCAGAAGATTTGTTTAGTCTACAATCACAAGGTCTAATTCTGGCCCCGGTCTCTCCTTCCCATTTCTTTAACTCGTTTACAGAATAAACTTAaacaaaaatagcttttttttattgcttgacAAACTGTACAAACTTTGAAGACAAGCAAGGGCTTGAACATCTGTGCTAGACTTGCTAAGAGAATTTCACAGCAGAATGCAAAGTCATCCCTCTCATGCCCCGACTCCAGATGCGTTTGGTTTTTCTTGATCTCATTCTTTCGCTTGTGTCTGAAACAGAAAGATGAGGCTTTCCTGCCAGTGATATCTGAAATCATCTACATCAGAGAGAGAGGATGAGTGTTCTCTATCTCACTACACTGTGACTAACACTAACACTGTGTGTTTCCCAATACCTGATGGATAACATCAAGCCTCATTatcataaatgaaaaaatactGTAAGATAAAAATGCTCcgtactgttcaaaggtttgggctcagtaagacaTTTATCatcttacaaaagatttctattttaaagaaatgctgttcttttgaactttctgttcatcaaaaaatcctggaaaaatgtttccacaaaaacatgaagcagcacatcggttttcaacatggataataagaaatgtttcctcagcatcaaatcatcatataagaatgatttatgaagactagagtaataatgctgaaaatttggctttgcctcacaggaataaattacatttgacaatatattcaaatagaaaacaactattttaaattgtaacacaTTTTTGATTCGATACATGCAACCATGCATGGTGAGGATAAGAGATTtcttagaaacacacacatatgcatatgctAACAAAATGATTTGccccaaaatgcattaaaattgccCCAAACCccccataaaaataaaatacatttcaaaaatatGAAGTGGAAACAAAGTTTAACACATCAGATAACATTTAAATGAAGAATTATACACAGTAAGACCACCAAGTAGTAtttcggtttaaaaaaaaaaaaaaataataataattttgacgtTTCAAAGCACTCTGTTGTCAAGTCATCCTTCATGTATTTGATGTGTGTTTCCCTCAGTGATGAGATGTATGATTCCAGTCTTTCtgagaaagtgtgtgtttgttcacatgaacctcatgagtgtgtgtgtgtgtgtgtgcctccgGTGGAAGCTGTGAGAAATCATCAAACACAGGCAGATTGATGGCTCTCAGTCACCACAGAGTCTAGACAGCAACAGAGCGCTCATTCATCTCTTCATCCTCTTACCTCCACAGGCCACTGAGACACATCCAGCAATGAAGCTGGTCTTCCACATCTCTGATGCACAACTCTTGTGCAATTCATTAATCTGGCATTAATATGGTGGCCTATGATtgtaaatcatctaaacttacttGTAAATCCacacagtgcaaacacacacacacctacacaaagTACATAGAGAAACAATGTTGTTTGTGCAACACTGTTATGCAGCATGTGGCCACAATTACTCACCATGTGCGTGATTCACTAGTGTAGTATTTTATATGAGTGTTACAGCCAAAAATATCAGTTTCACTATATTTTTCTGCCTTTTGTAAACATTCTTGAATTTTATGTACTTATTATGATTTGTAATTACCGTTTCAAACTGatatatattataactatatatatttgtgctacttatgactggttttgtggttcacacacacaaataaatatttaaattatttatatgacACTGCAATTTTGTATGCAAATTTCagaaatttgaataatttttttaaatattatatttactgtatttacagaCAAATAAACAGTTGAATAACAAAAAGGAGCATCTCCTTCAATAACATTCATTTTTGCAATGAACCACAACACAAAGTACAGGCGAGGGGGTCAAGACAAAATTCTGcccaattacaaaaaataaataaaaaaaaacaaataaaaaatcttaaattgaaaaaaatctatacaattatttttattaatattttgctttcGTCCAATTGTCTGACAGTATGAGATATAATTCAATAGAATACTTTCAAACAGCTTAAaaacagatataaatgtaatatcattaaaacaatagatacaactatataaaataataccttgaacaaatttttttttataaaattcaaGGTCATAAACTCTCTTTGGGAAATTTTATGGCtacataaaaagtataataaCATCAAGACGCATGATTTACAATGTTGCAAATACATTTAATCCACCGTCCTGCCCTACCTTATGTATTAATTAACAGCATATATAGAGCAGTCAGACACAATTGTGAAGCTCTACAAGTTCCTGTGCTCGTGACTCTTGTGTCCAGCAGGTGGCAGCGTGATGAACGAAAATCTGTCTGGAGCTCCAGACTCTTCATGCATAATTCAGAAAAAATGGAATTCTTCACCAGCTCAGCATTCCAGAGCTGGACATGAATGATTCCAGAATGAGAGGCGCATGTGTCCCCCGACACAGCTGTATGATGAGGGTCATACATTACTGCATACTCtcacgtgtgtgtatgtgaaagagTCTGTTTGTGCCTAAACCAGACAAAGTTTGTTCTGAGGGAATGTAATTACTATatttgatctgtgtgtgtgtgtgtgtgtgtcagtatgtTTGTTaacagaatatgtgtgtgtgtgtaaacagcaCACAGAACAGACTTTGTACATGCTGAGCTCACAGAATTAATCTTTCACCTCTGACTCCATAATGAAGGCTTTCACAAACatacacagaaatatatatataaaaaatagcatcTAAATGATGAGTCGCTAGTagaagcgcgcacacacacacacacacacactcatgctatgAGTCACTCACTGCTGAAGTCCAGACTCATTCTCTACACAAGTGTGTGAACACAGACACTAATAGCTAAACAAGCTCAGTTTCGTGCGTCACtgtattttgaaatttgtcagaACTTAAAACATAACTCTGGACAAATATGTCTGGAATTTTTTACAATTGCCACATGAGGCGCTTTTGCAACATTTGCATAAACAATATCTAAAGTCAGTTTTCTCTGTCGCAGCACACCAATAgtttagggctgtagctatcgaatattttagtaatcgagtattctaccaaaaattccatcgattattAATCGAGTAattggataaaatgtgtttttgcataattaaagtgcaatattaattatgcaagagaaaataagactcctgggtctcttaaaatgaacaactacgtttccttttttagaatttttatttttttattttttaaatgcatagaatgcaatgcatacatcaaaaataaacatttaaataccacccattgtttctctgtctgtacttgtactgtgaacaattacaaaaaagttgACAGATAAAATAACGTGCATTTaggtgccattcagttggggttttaaataaagcattttcttagatgcacattaaacattaaacacacaaaacattaatttaattcatcttttaattattgaaaattaactttaaaatgaactttttggtaaacaaaggggatttactattaaaaataaacatggaagaaatgttgtgtgattaaaccttaattttttttatttttttagtagtaggctatgtacattctgctgaacaatagtctttaaccagacttttattttgacgggttgacgtacctttacagttctgtgtatttgatgtgacactagttttactcaaatcaaacggtcaaatgctcatgaagtgactgtcagagcagttctggagatgttttcatgtgttcacgtcttatttagtgagacagcagacgctgaaatcactcAGATGTTTCTGTGGTTttgttaataacaataaaacaaaaaaacaaaacaaaaaaaagacaaaaaaatttaaatcactaTTAGATGTAGAGAAGAAGGCTTACTGCCGAAACGTTTGATTGTTCTCTGctgcaaaatcaaaataaatggtgAAGTGATTAAGAAGATTAAGTGAGTGTGGATCCCTGACTATAATATGACTTAACTATTAGATGTAAGAATCAGTCTTTATGTTAAGttcttacatttaatcaattaactcaattaaaataaatacactatAGGCTGTTACATACAATTACAAACATAAATACTGCTTTAAGAACGgtgtttgaaatatttcaaatgctgaaatataaaataatataatacataataataaaacaagaataatatcttgatgctaaaataacactgtttaaaCGGGGAAAGAGCAGACATTTCATGTATTGAGAAGTGAGCACAGGAGTGTgtgtataacacacacacacacacacacacacacagaggtccGCTCACCATGGAAACAGCATATAGACTAGCTTTGTTGAGTTGTTACATAATCAAAGCGCCTCAATGGATGAAGAGGtggttctttctgtctgtctttctatcactAACCCTCTCAAACAGCTTCTCTCAAGCCACAACACATGGTCAGACTGGACATCGCTTAAAACAGCTTCTGCCATCttcagaaacatgtgaatcattATAAAACCAGTCCACACccaaaaatgtagaaatgtttgTGGTGGACACTGAGCGACCAGATGCTTTATATTCTCTGAGGTTCATGCTAAAATACAGATGAAAACGTGAAATGTTTCAGCTGAGCGCAAATACAGTGGGCATAGAAACGAGGATGGCCATgacacagacaaagacagacagagatgcTGTGTTCGTCTTAGCAAGCATTTTGCCATGAATGGATGCTGCGGTTTCCATGGCAACACCACAGCATCTTTTTTAGTAGGCTGAGATCCTTGAgagattttctgtatttttagctCATGTATTATTCTGCTGTCTTCCTCTCAATATATGCATGTGACTCTACAATATTCTACAAGGACAGGTGGACCAACACTAGTACATGAATGTGTCCAAATGCAGGAACCaggttttttaaattatttatttatgtgaagaATTTAATCTGTATGGTACTAGTGGAACTGAATGGAACTTATTTCCCAATTTCCCCAAAGGACAAACAGGTCGTCCTGAACAAACTCAGAccattaaataaactaaaatttctGAACAAAAACTGAACTTCAACTTTGTTGGCCTCAGAAATATTTGGGTCATTGTGGAGCATctcttttacatttaataatcagTTCAATGACATGATGCTCAGTTTTATGTTCtgatctattaatttattcaataacatataaaaacattCTGCCAAATGAAAGTCATGTGCTGTAACCATTATGCAGAAAATCATAACACAGGAA
This sequence is a window from Carassius auratus strain Wakin chromosome 43, ASM336829v1, whole genome shotgun sequence. Protein-coding genes within it:
- the LOC113061736 gene encoding PTB-containing, cubilin and LRP1-interacting protein-like, translating into MWQPASERLQHLQTMLKTKLNVLTLRKEPLPTVIFHEPEGIELCSATPHTKNRTHTGYKVTYLGKVTISGTHFLSGCTESAVVGLWDTKQTSVTHDDSITSSNAILEIRPFQVRLHHLDGRGDATGAMDTFQVARIAYCTADHDVSPNVFAWIYRQINDDLTFQMDCHVVECESKLEAKKLAHSMMEAFKKTFHSMRSDGRIHKSGSSDEFPEEASTPDDG